Within Bactrocera oleae isolate idBacOlea1 chromosome 6, idBacOlea1, whole genome shotgun sequence, the genomic segment atgtatgtatgtgtgtttatatgttaCTTGCAGCAATTTGCTGCACAAAGCAAATAACTCTGTGTAGCAAGTCGCCTTTTGTTACTTCATTTGAAGATTTCTCATTGAGTTcgttattacttaatttatttgcgATTTTTTGAGTaaagattttgttgttgtataggaAATTGTCGCTGGCAGGCTCAGCTACCAATATATTTGTCTAACATGCAAAACGCACTTTGAGGTAATATGTGATTTTAATGCGAAGTctgcaaaaaattaatacatgaAGTTCTATAAATTAAGGTGGCAACTCTAATTTAGTATTCTTAAAACTCTTAATTCTTATAGTTCTTATAGCAATACtgacaaaattatatatgtatatattatattttttatccaaATTTTACAAGTAGGTGGCAACACTAacacaaaataatttcaatttaatgtcTTCTTAAACCTCTTAAGTTGTATAACCATATTGCAATAAAGTGTTTATTTAATCATTTTTGCAAATTTCCTTTGGCAACCATTCTCCAACACAGTTTCAACaagaatatcaaaattttacagtaaatatacatacatatactaaatatacaaACGGATGAATTGAGTGATATTAATGTTAAATCTAGAAAAATAATACGAATTGCTTTAATATCAGCGATTAGGGTGGCAActcttaagaaaaaattttaagttaattttaaattttaattttaagttttaaacctcaagttgtatatattgtattaacacgtttattttataatattttaggtgtacgattttttaaataggtggcaacgaTTCTTAAAAATAGCTCCGACACGGATATCAAAGTGTTTATCTAATATACAAAACACTTTTAGAAGTACTATGGTGTTTACTGCGAATTCtaggaaagaaaaaatatttgcattaataGATAGAGATGGCaacacttttgaaaaaatttattggtttGAAATGTCTTTACCACACATGTAATccccatgttttttttttttgtaatttctaaaCACGCGACAACCATCctaaaatatttacatgatcgacaacaatgcaaaaaaaatttatttgtagtatttttaaatttcttaagtTTTACAttcatattataataaaattttatgtgtgGATGGCCAAagcgaatttttattaaatttgttttgtttttttttacgttaatcttatttgaaaaatatttatattgtataacaatttattttaataactgaatgaaaatttgtaaacaagTGGCATccattccaaaaaaatattttgaactgtAAGAccttttaaaaagctttactttaaattgtttttcttctaataaattttttttatcttaaaattggtaacaggtggcaacatttttcttttttgtttaactccagtcttataataaaaaatattcaaattcatCATTTTTGATcgattgtatttattttactgTCTTGCAGAAAAGAGTTTCATATTTGAATACTGCATACTGCGATTTGAACTACCATTTGAATACCCCAGCATACcctatattgttttaaaaaagcttGAACTATAATATgatctaaatatatgtatatatagtacatatatttgtactgAGATGATAATATTTCATCTTTTGCCAAACAATCTCGCTTTTAAAGCCGACAACCAATTTTAATGCTAAAAACACCTGAACCCTTAGAAACAACTTCAGGGATGTACAATCCCCAATTAGTCTGATAAGTGTTTAGCccacaaaagaaattttggacaaaattttgatttatatctcaacatagttttttttttgacgataCAGTTAAGCTAGAAATGTTTCAAACTCTTTGAACCgtccgaaaaatatttttatgaaggtCTCCATAGCGGCGACAGCCTCATTCGACTCaagtttgaaatgaaaaaaaggtCGCAAGGACCGAAAACTGGGGAATAAGATGGAAAATTTTCGCAGTGAATACGGCGAAGGTTGTTATGTCCGTGGTTCGCAGTGGCAGCAACAAGAATCGAATCACCGACCCATATTGCTCTTCATCAGCTTACAAAACGGCTTaactcaacattttttaagttttgaagaTATACTTGAATCACCAAggcacaaataaaattttgagaaatttctATCTAAATCGACGAAATCGCTTCAAAGTAAATGATATTCTTTCATTCATTGATAGCTcccattaaattatattcagaAGAATTCAATACCGTAATCCGGATATAGTGGAAATTACGAACACAAAATGTGCACTTTGCAGCAAAGTACCGAAGTAAAGAGCGCTTGCGACCATGCTAACTTAACAAGTAGAAGCTTCTCACACAGGCTGTACGTAGTCGAGCCTATAAATCAATGAGTCTAGTGTCGCGCAGCCGCAAACCCACAAGCCAACTTACCGCATATTTTGTGGCATTGCAGCGCACAATGAGTGGCTTTTAGGCGGACAATTGCATCCTGCCGGGCGAAACTCCTACTGAAACGCAGGCGCAACTGTTGCCATAACGTCGCCACATGAGGCGGCGCGGTAGCGGCGCAGCGGCAAGCCACCAACATCCTACCACAATGCTGCATGGCAGGCATGCGCAAGTGCAGGGGCACTATGGCACACAGGCGTTTTTCATTAGACGCGATTCGTACACCAGTCGCGCTACCACAAACAACTACCAGCTACGGCAactacacatacaaacatgcatccACCAGGCATCTTCATCATCACAATCAGCTTGTGTTTGCAAATGTTGCCAATATAGGCTACAATTTCCGTGGCATTGTCTGCAATTCTTCTTCTCATTCTTCTTCAATGTCCCCGCACTTGCGCGCGCGGCTCTGCATTTCCTTCATTTGTCGCCACGAAAACTGCGAAGGTGGACTGGCTGTGGTCGTTTGCGATGCGCTGCATCGATTTGAATATGAAATGTTGCACAGTCGGCGCGCAGTAAATCATTACGATGTTGCAGCGTTGCAAATATGAGTTAATCTCATTGGCTGTGGCTCAACGCGCCATGTGATATGTTTATTTTCGAGACGTATAAGGCAGACTGCGTCGGCGCAGCGATTGAGTTGCAAGCGCTTTATGCGCCACTGTGGCATTAAGCGATGTCGACTTGTAATTCGCGCCACTTTGTTGCATTCACGTCAATAATGTTGCATGCTATCCTGTTGCTTTATATAAATTACCTAGCGTATGATTTATgccagcacaacaacaacaacgataagaATAGCAGTTGGTCGTCCGCTGTCGTCTGCACGAAAATGGTGTGGGTGTTGCCACACGGCAGTCAAACAATATTTATGAAGCGCCTTAAAAGtaatatctgtatatatttgcatacatatacacaagttGGTGTGCGTGTGCATAATAAAACGGCATAATTTTCGAATCAATTAAATTGCACTTGCGCCTCAATTACCAGCTTGTAGCGTTGCGCGTGTGCTGCAGGTCCTCTCAATGCGCCACGAGAGCGCTTCTAGCGGTATGGAGCTCCTGGTCATTCACTTCCTTTTTGAGTGTTGTGCAATTTGTAGTTGCGCACTCCACTTGCCTGCACACCAGCTTCTTACCTTTTGGTGTTTGTGCGCGCGGTGGCGCATGCGCATGTGCAGGCGTTGAATTTCATACATTAGCGTTGGCATTGTTTCGAttcgatttgaaatttgaattttgcatTGAATTTTGGGCAAATCGTAAAAGGTGATTTTCGCGCACGTGTCTCTGCATTTATTTGCCACAAACAATGGAATTTAGCCAAATTTGTTGGCTTTGTGTGTTTTTACTTTTGGAGTAAGCTCCCACATAACCGCTTTTACTCACACATAAAAGCGGTTATGGTTTAGATTTTCGCATTCTTTATTCAACAACTTTCTTATAAGCAAGTGTTACGTGTTGCATGGCGTAATGTAGTTTGGTTAACCCAACTTAAGGTTTGTTTCTATTCAAgttatatatagatttatatatattaaaataagcaaaaactcGATTCAAAATAAAGGCatctaaagcaaatttttgatgcatacgaggtgtgttcaaaaaataacggaaattttcgttttttgaaaaaatattttttcatccgCCTACATTAGTGTTGTTGACTTTAAAATAGTCTACATTCGATATTATGCATTTATGTCAGTGTttcttccaatcgtcgaaaaacttttcaaactCGACTTTTGGGATAACTATTAGCTCTTTGAAGGATTTTCAATTATCTTATATTGTAAAATGGCGACTTTTTAAAGTTctctttattatactcttgcaacatgttgctacagagtataatagttttgttcacctaacagttgtatgtatcacctaaaactaatcgagttagatatagggttatgtatatataaatgatcaggatgaagagacgagttgaaatccgggtgactgtctgtccgtccgcccgtctgtgcaagctataaATTGAGTCAaagttgagatatcttgatgaaacttggtatacatgtttcttggcaccgtaAGAAAGTTGGAATTATAGATgagtgtaatcggaccactgccacgcccacaaaacgccattaatcaaaaacaaataaattgctataactaagctccacaataagatacaatactgttattttaaCAGAGGATCGCATTAAGGAGGGTCGTATGAggtttaaaaaatgttagaaaggtgggcgtggccccgctctCTACGAGGTTTAATGCCCATCTCTatcaaaccactaaagctataataagcaAATTCACTTagaacaaatataattaaatcttAGCACacctaccgacagtgtgaaaattagtgaaatcggatgagaaccccgcccactcctcatataacagtctacgcctacttcccatataacacaaaatTAAGTTCCATCTGCACTTGGAcggcaaatatttacaattttcatattatCTTCAAACTGAATTGAACTCTAGTTTATTCTTACGCGGTGAAACGCCATGTTGGCGTTAACGAAGTTAACTAAACATCAATTGAAGCGTCAACACGGCGTCTTACCGCAGAAGAATACTCAAATAGACAAATGAACATCTCCGTAAAGAAAGATATTTGGCTATCTTAAACTTACCAATAAGTTCAAATCCTtcaaataatagtaataaattatttagttttgacGATAACTAAGAACTATGGTGGGGGTTATTTAAGGACATTTTGAGATAACATCTCCAGAAACCAGGTTAGGTGTAGTCGACTAAAATTGCAGTTTAACCGATACGAGTACTCAAATTTCAACCGGATGCGGAGCAAAATCAGATCAAATTTAGTTGGGTCTCTCTGAAAAGTGGTATAGCCGTAAAAATTAACTTGACTTGCCTTACCTTTGAAATGGTCAACCAAGTCCAGAAATTACTATTGTTTAAGTGATCTACGACGGGGTATATGACTATATGTATTCATGCTTACCAATATTTCACCACTCTAGAAAACATTTACTTGACCGCTCCTTAACTTTTTGGAATAAATTCGAATTTTgattaatgaaattttgaattagTTTGATTATTTTCTTAATCGAAATCGGCTCATATGTTCTCTGTACCATTATATACCAATATAATATTGACCTTtcctttcattaaattttataccatacatattatattatatatgctaacTATTATGGAAGTATCTGAACAAATGATAGTTTTCGCTCATATTAATAAGTTGTGGCacacaatttttatgaaatcgatctaaaatttcgcTTGCACGCTTATATCGAGTAATTTTCTTCTGTCCTTTTAACGTTAATGGAAACTCTTTTGACATAACCGAGATGACTAACTGAAATAACTATCTACGTTTGCAAATTATACTAAAGTGTGATATGAGGGTTGTATATTTTATGCATTAtagacaaataaaataacatttaaattaaatgttttttttaatgggtAATCCCGAACATCTTAATTAAAAGTAGTTTTCAAATTACTAATAGCAAATAgcggattgaaaaaaaataataaatctttaatgccaaaaatcgtataaaaaactaaaactgtaaattttaaacctaaataGCGGTTTAAAAGAATTATAATTCCAAGAATCCTAAGCCGCGGCAGTGACAAGATTTTGGAAAAACTCGCACTATCAACTTTCCAGAAATCAAAAAGACATTCTTAAGGTATTACACGCCTTTATCATTTTCAGCCTTACAAGTAGTTGAAAAACGTGACAATGCTTAATTTGCCaaaatataatgtaataaatgtttatttctaTCTCTTACCATTTTAGCTTTTGATttggaaaattatttgttttgctagttcaataaaaaaaaaaatattttatcaatttctaatatttttttcttgggACTAAAACTTAAAGTTAGTAGTTTATAGTTCAAATTTTCAATCcacgattaaattaaaaaaatatatatatattttattaatttttaattcattttttcttgggattaaaacttaaaattagtatgttttaattcaaatattaaattttcaattcacaatttatttattaaatagttcGCAACCCTGTATATGATCAATGAAATAACTAATTACCGAAGCGAAATTTGTTGACTTACTCATTGCTAATTTGTTCCTACTGGGAAGTAGTGCATGCTTACTATATagcattttccaaaaatattgcatacttttaggcgccgTGATCGCGACTATTTacctatgtatacatatttgttcaAATACTTATACTTTATAACCGATTTTTCGGAAAAAGATATTAagaatttgtataccctgaacaaggtatataaagtttgcaacGCTGTATGCAACACCCAAAAGAACACGTCGGagaaattataaagtttatatatacgtatgtatgtatgtatatgatcagcgtgacgagctaagtcgatttagtctTGTCAGTCTGCCTGCACGTctgcatacatgtatatatcagttccctcagttttcgaaatatcgatctaaaattttacaaacttttttttctcaCCACGAAGCTGCTCATATTTTGGAAGCgacgatatcggacaactatagcttataactgacatacaaactgatcgatcaaactcaagtctttgtatgcaaaacttttttatttgtcaagatatcttcacaaaatttcgcaTGACTTATTTTTCAAGGCAATGCAACAATCTCCTagaatattgttcagatcggactactttagcatatagctgccatatgaatttaccaattaaaatcaaaatctgGAAGACGttcttattttattcttttatgttagaaaaaatgcacctgtgaagggtgttatggCTTCGGTGCAGCGGAATTCGACGTTCttcttttttatagatttttttatattttttttttaaacttttttttaataaaaattcgcaatttaaatatgtttttaagtatcataataatttgtatatttatttgcatatggatatatattaaaaagtttttttttctttgaaatattagttaatattaaaaatcaatatagtttttttttaatactttgtaTATTAGTAACTCTGTAAGCTTAAGCACTAAATTACACTTAtaggtgaaattaaaaaaattgtcaagtaatagaataatgaaaaaaaaattgaaaaacgtgATTCTGAAGACTGGCACAGTAGCCGCCATTTTGAATATAAatgtcaatatattttatacactgaaatataatatagtgTAATAAAGCCCGAAAGAGAATAATACCATTCCTTTTTCCTTACTCCCAGCATAAATTGTCTGAAATGTttgtaacaacaaaacaatatcgaataaaaaaacacaacttttaaacttttttcttaaacttaatttatttaaaattatatttgttgcaaaattaaaatcagAACATAAAACGAATATAagtaaaagtagaaatttttacaaagatagttgttgtttttttttacaataatgtttacctcatataaataaaatcgcttgataaaaatgttatttgggcaagaaacaaaacaataaatctatatatatgtatgaatgctgACTTTAGCAATAAGAACTGTTtgcaaatagttttatataattCATATGGGTATATTGCTTGCATTAAATTTCCGTTATGTGAAATTGTGTATTTGTTGACTTtacttcttaaaaaatatgtatgtatatatagcacaGCTTCGCAGAAATGACGAGGTGATACAAAAAAGCATATCACGCGCATTTcgggtttattatttttattattttgttgttgtaaatttttttctaaaaactgtTTGCCGTTGTACGTACAATGTATGTGTTAGTGTGTATGatacaatttatgtatatatatatacttatgtatatacgaaGTATAATAATGAGCACAAAATTGCTTGCCAATGAATTATTGCGgtgcaaaatgttttttttgtttttcataatgagttttgaaaatttaggTCTTTTACgttttttgatgattttttgttgatgaaTTGCTTTTAGCCAAAGTTgggtgaatgtgtgtgtgtgtgtgatttctTTCATATGATTACTTtaaattaacttatttaaaaataaaaataataataacaacacaatTGTGTAAGTGTTAGGAACATTTGCAACAAATAAGATTTGGTAGTAGTTACTCTCTTCTTCTTGTTCTGCTTGTTTTCTTTAATTAGTTAGTAAATTTGTCATGTCATCACGTGCGCTCAGCGGAGTCACGTGACgtagcataaatatttaaattcttttattgAGATTTAaagcaaaagtttttaaaattgcaattaaaaattaaaaaaaaatttcctttgttaaaaaaaagtgtttaagtTGCAAAGAATAATTACAATAGgaaaaagtatacaaattttagtttaaaaaatttcaaggtttaaaaagtaagaaaaaaaggtaattaaaaaattttaaattatgaaaaaagtacaggaaattgtttttaaataaaaaaacaaattgcgtATCATAACTTATGCTtcaaaaaattggaaatatttaaagcaaaacagcaataaaaaaactagcaacatttaaaacaaaattttaattaacaaaatgacAACTTACGAAAAagaatacaaacaaaattttaattaaaaaaaaatatatatattgatgatgaatgaagaaatttaaaaaatttttacaaatttaaattgctttcttgacaatcaaagtaaaatttttgaagttaaaacaaaaaataataaaatttaagaattaataattaaactttaaatataatttaaaaaaaaatataattaaatttataaatatttaattaaataaataaaatttagaaaaaagacttttgaaaaatttacaaatcaaaaaaattttaattaattaatacttaaagaaatgTTTTCTAGTTCggattaaaactaaaaaaaaattttaatttaaaattaaaacatattgaacaaaaaattacagaaagtgtttaatttgaaataagaaagtaataaaaaaaagattattatttttaaattattgttaaatcaCTGCAATGtcacaatttgtttacaaatatctTGTTTACCGTTAAAATTAAAgcatttaattatatgtatatatatatttttactttttcgctAAAAGTTTGCGCAAACCATTTGCTCAACAATCGCGTTAACAGCCACGTAAACCACATAGAGTGAATACTTCATTTGCATTGTTAGTAAATTAGAAATTAGCATAAACTTgcattaataataaaatctttgtttctTTGCAAAAGAGAAAACTTCACAGACCAATTGGAGTTCGCCAGCTGGACGCGTACGGACGCAGCCGGCgaaggaacaaaaaaaaatactacattATTACTACTTTGCTTACCGCTTTTGCGCTTGCCACAAGCTTGTGGTGCGCaaacgaaatgaaaatttaacatacatacattacattgtttttgtttttgtttttgcttttgctttccatttacaaactaaataaaaatcttaCATTACTAAATCAACTGTGTAGCCCAGCGCAGATACACGCTGTATGTAAAGTTCAACGGCAATTTGTTCATAAAACGGTGATTTCTttaagatttttgttttgtttctcaATTCTCGAATATGATAGTTAAAATTAACGCtttactctatatatatatatatgtatgcgtatttgCTTACTAATTACAAGTAGTTCTACGAATTGTGTTAACTGTTCATTTGTTTTGGTTTGGTTTGGTTAAAATTACTGTTCGATATGCAAAATACGCGCGCGCATCGACATAAAGctgcatttattgttgttattgtatttttttttgtttgttttacgctTTCTACTAAACTACATCACTAACActatatgcatacgtatttatgtatatatatatatatgtatattagattattattatcttgcataattaaatttatatttttttcgtatttttgtttttgttattttgtgatACTGCAGGTCATGAATGCTTCAATTATGAGGCATTTTCACCAATATGGCTACCGCTGAATTCGGCATGGAACTCGAGTATGCTTACGTATAAGCCCGTTACGAAGCCTACTATGCCGAAGATAATCAGACCGATATCCTTCCATAGACGCCACTTGAAACGGCCATAGCCGGGATCCTCATGGTATACAGCCAATTCGATGGCCGATGGTATGATCATGCCGAGTGTACTCAGGCACACAGCACCGATGAGTGAGATGAAGGGACCCAAATTGGGTAACGCAACGGCAATGGCGCCGCAAAGAacctgaaataaatttaaaaaagatattaatatatatttggtattatTTGTAGTCTAAGTAGAGACGCCTGAACGAGTAAAAATGTCAAGTACAATAGTAAAGAACTCAAAAGTGTTTTATAGACCTCAATCACTAGATTTTTGAACCTAACCTCACTTCctatagtaaattaaaaaaattattttgtattctattttGTATGACCATAGTATTAACGGTACTTAATCTAGTTCCAGCCTTTCACATCTCATCCTCTGCCTCATAAATTTTATCTAACCTAGCCTCAGATCCGTTCCCAAAAATGGTCGGGTATACGAAATGAGAACGGGCTCAAATTTTAATCCGGCCAAAGACAGTCGgtattctataaaatatatttgcggAATTTTTTATGACgctaaaacaataatataaccTGAGAGACATGAATAGGATTACCGGTGGGTTTTATGTAGAGCTAAAATCTAAAATCTCTTGGTAAGGCATATTAAACCTCTGAGACTATCTccgatataaaaatattgctcaCAAAATTGACAAGCCAACCAACGTCCAAGGTTTTTTCAAACCAGAGTTTCGTTCTAATGGTATGGTAAATAGTTCTAGATTCAAAACAATAGTAGCCGTAGATGACGACTTTAAAGTTTCAATGATGACTCGAGATCAGTAATATCGTCCGTAATGAAACACTTTCAGTCGGATTCTATgtgatataaatttttgtaattagttTAACAAGATCTGGGAACATTTGTGTCGAATACCGAGAGAGGTAAGCTCGGTAAGACTGAACCTAACCATCGATCTTTTACTTTTCAAGAGCTATATCAGAGGTTATGTGAGAATATCGTTTCGGGATATACACAGGTTGCAAATGGACTCAGCTTACTTACTTCTACCAAAAGATCATATATAGACTACCATAGCTTTCAGTCGAATCTCTACACATGTGTACGCATgttccaaaaaataataatcaaatactCACCACCAAAGCAATTCGCAGTGCATATTCGCTAATATTTTTGCGCTCTTCGGAGATTTTGTGTGAAATACCCTTCCAAATGATGCTCACCGGCACATAGAACTGCAGCGTAAATGTGAAGAAGATCGCAATAGCAATCATAAGCTTGACAGACTGAGCCAATCTGTGAAATACAGGAAGGTCAATTAGAATATTACAACAagacacagacacacacacacaaacaaacttaCTTGTCTTCTGCCGGCAAATTCAACGTAATGCTGCCTTGGGTCTTCGAGCCATACTTCAAGTAACCAAAGAAACCAACCAAAGTGTAGAGCGAAATCACAACACCCATACCAAAATTCAACACCGATGGGCAACCAATGAAATGTGTAGGGTTTTTCATGTCGTTCTCCAACGACATAACTACACCAATACCTTCCAACGCGAAGATCACAGTGCCGAAGAATAGTGGCCACTGCACGACATTCACGATGCCATCGCGTTCCGATGGTGCAGGCAAATCATCGAATACATAATAGAATGTAATCACAATGCCGACAAACATCAAAATATTGGCGATCATCGAGAA encodes:
- the LOC106618191 gene encoding proton-coupled amino acid transporter-like protein CG1139 isoform X1 — protein: MTVVAAKTHNGSTNGSASVGHKIPTVSASYDNETHTGSRSSAINSSQPKFIRPDMVDVPAQQAAGSTLPLVLTRKKGDEEDVNYNPFEHRKVDHPTSDMETLVHLLKGSLGSGILAMPMAFMNAGLWLGLIATFAVGTLCTYCVHILVKCAHILCRRRKIPMMGFADVAEQAFLDGPPGLNRWSRFIRFMVNVFLVIDLIGCCCIYLVFVGTNVKAVLDEYMEEPLNIRVWIVIVTCPLLVMCLVRNLKYLTPFSMIANILMFVGIVITFYYVFDDLPAPSERDGIVNVVQWPLFFGTVIFALEGIGVVMSLENDMKNPTHFIGCPSVLNFGMGVVISLYTLVGFFGYLKYGSKTQGSITLNLPAEDKLAQSVKLMIAIAIFFTFTLQFYVPVSIIWKGISHKISEERKNISEYALRIALVVLCGAIAVALPNLGPFISLIGAVCLSTLGMIIPSAIELAVYHEDPGYGRFKWRLWKDIGLIIFGIVGFVTGLYVSILEFHAEFSGSHIGENAS
- the LOC106618191 gene encoding proton-coupled amino acid transporter-like protein CG1139 isoform X3, producing the protein MEAAEGEKIPTVSASYDNETHTGSRSSAINSSQPKFIRPDMVDVPAQQAAGSTLPLVLTRKKGDEEDVNYNPFEHRKVDHPTSDMETLVHLLKGSLGSGILAMPMAFMNAGLWLGLIATFAVGTLCTYCVHILVKCAHILCRRRKIPMMGFADVAEQAFLDGPPGLNRWSRFIRFMVNVFLVIDLIGCCCIYLVFVGTNVKAVLDEYMEEPLNIRVWIVIVTCPLLVMCLVRNLKYLTPFSMIANILMFVGIVITFYYVFDDLPAPSERDGIVNVVQWPLFFGTVIFALEGIGVVMSLENDMKNPTHFIGCPSVLNFGMGVVISLYTLVGFFGYLKYGSKTQGSITLNLPAEDKLAQSVKLMIAIAIFFTFTLQFYVPVSIIWKGISHKISEERKNISEYALRIALVVLCGAIAVALPNLGPFISLIGAVCLSTLGMIIPSAIELAVYHEDPGYGRFKWRLWKDIGLIIFGIVGFVTGLYVSILEFHAEFSGSHIGENAS
- the LOC106618191 gene encoding proton-coupled amino acid transporter-like protein CG1139 isoform X2, producing the protein MSFHKSDSRTPLAPTSYTKIPTVSASYDNETHTGSRSSAINSSQPKFIRPDMVDVPAQQAAGSTLPLVLTRKKGDEEDVNYNPFEHRKVDHPTSDMETLVHLLKGSLGSGILAMPMAFMNAGLWLGLIATFAVGTLCTYCVHILVKCAHILCRRRKIPMMGFADVAEQAFLDGPPGLNRWSRFIRFMVNVFLVIDLIGCCCIYLVFVGTNVKAVLDEYMEEPLNIRVWIVIVTCPLLVMCLVRNLKYLTPFSMIANILMFVGIVITFYYVFDDLPAPSERDGIVNVVQWPLFFGTVIFALEGIGVVMSLENDMKNPTHFIGCPSVLNFGMGVVISLYTLVGFFGYLKYGSKTQGSITLNLPAEDKLAQSVKLMIAIAIFFTFTLQFYVPVSIIWKGISHKISEERKNISEYALRIALVVLCGAIAVALPNLGPFISLIGAVCLSTLGMIIPSAIELAVYHEDPGYGRFKWRLWKDIGLIIFGIVGFVTGLYVSILEFHAEFSGSHIGENAS
- the LOC106618191 gene encoding proton-coupled amino acid transporter-like protein CG1139 isoform X4, whose amino-acid sequence is MRNGVGGGRKGSTGGPPPAPSSGLGTANMLRKIPTVSASYDNETHTGSRSSAINSSQPKFIRPDMVDVPAQQAAGSTLPLVLTRKKGDEEDVNYNPFEHRKVDHPTSDMETLVHLLKGSLGSGILAMPMAFMNAGLWLGLIATFAVGTLCTYCVHILVKCAHILCRRRKIPMMGFADVAEQAFLDGPPGLNRWSRFIRFMVNVFLVIDLIGCCCIYLVFVGTNVKAVLDEYMEEPLNIRVWIVIVTCPLLVMCLVRNLKYLTPFSMIANILMFVGIVITFYYVFDDLPAPSERDGIVNVVQWPLFFGTVIFALEGIGVVMSLENDMKNPTHFIGCPSVLNFGMGVVISLYTLVGFFGYLKYGSKTQGSITLNLPAEDKLAQSVKLMIAIAIFFTFTLQFYVPVSIIWKGISHKISEERKNISEYALRIALVVLCGAIAVALPNLGPFISLIGAVCLSTLGMIIPSAIELAVYHEDPGYGRFKWRLWKDIGLIIFGIVGFVTGLYVSILEFHAEFSGSHIGENAS